A stretch of the Streptomyces venezuelae genome encodes the following:
- a CDS encoding tetratricopeptide repeat protein has product MAAPREPNSRLRDVIAAVDCTYEALARDVRRIAAENGEILQTNKSAISHWVNGTRAPSGRVGQYLSEALSRRARRMVTQTEIGLQASDDEAPTASDPVLAATDLGRADVERRRFLAIAAFTTAGVAMPLGYDHEATARMLRARTGTSVVGAEDVDVVRQITAAFSAADERLGGGHGLTTVTAYLADTAAPMLRGRFPSEALRRAAFGAVAELAYLAGWKHHDLGEEGAAQRYYQVGYKLACEADPHGHAGWMMRALAHQALSLKQPHHCVDLVEGALKRGLGHVDGQTEALLHITHARAYAAINENPSAARALLAAEDALLRDDGPQPSYSRVSGPAAGTVASHTARTLTDLADHIGTEQQHRDALTRWDPEKYKRVHALTHADLGDSLAAQARADEAVAAWTQALVLMEGMTSDRARKAITSIRSTLAVYQRRRVPGAADLARRAREALA; this is encoded by the coding sequence GTGGCGGCGCCGAGAGAACCCAACTCCCGTCTGCGCGACGTCATCGCGGCGGTCGACTGCACCTACGAGGCCCTCGCCAGAGACGTGCGGCGCATCGCGGCCGAGAACGGCGAGATCCTCCAGACCAACAAGTCGGCCATCTCGCACTGGGTGAACGGCACCCGCGCCCCGTCGGGCCGGGTAGGTCAGTACCTGTCCGAGGCGCTGTCCCGCCGAGCGAGGCGCATGGTCACCCAGACCGAGATCGGCCTCCAGGCCAGCGATGACGAAGCACCGACGGCATCCGATCCTGTCCTCGCCGCCACCGACCTGGGCCGTGCCGACGTCGAGCGCCGCCGCTTCCTCGCCATCGCGGCCTTCACCACCGCCGGCGTCGCCATGCCGCTCGGATACGACCACGAAGCCACTGCCCGCATGCTCCGCGCCCGCACCGGCACGTCCGTGGTCGGGGCAGAGGACGTGGACGTCGTACGGCAGATCACCGCGGCCTTCAGCGCCGCCGACGAGCGCCTCGGCGGCGGGCACGGCCTGACCACCGTCACCGCGTACCTCGCCGACACAGCCGCCCCCATGCTCCGCGGACGCTTCCCCAGCGAAGCCTTACGTCGGGCGGCCTTTGGTGCCGTCGCCGAACTCGCCTACCTCGCGGGGTGGAAGCACCACGACCTCGGCGAGGAAGGCGCCGCCCAGCGCTACTACCAGGTCGGCTACAAGCTCGCTTGCGAAGCCGACCCCCACGGCCACGCCGGGTGGATGATGCGCGCTCTCGCCCACCAGGCTCTGAGCCTCAAGCAGCCGCACCACTGCGTCGACCTCGTCGAAGGCGCCCTGAAGCGCGGCCTCGGCCACGTCGATGGCCAGACCGAGGCCCTCCTCCACATCACCCACGCCCGCGCCTACGCCGCCATAAACGAGAACCCGTCGGCCGCACGCGCCCTGCTCGCCGCCGAGGACGCCCTCCTACGGGACGACGGCCCCCAGCCCAGCTACTCCCGTGTGAGCGGCCCCGCCGCCGGCACCGTGGCCAGCCATACCGCCCGCACCCTCACCGACCTCGCCGACCACATCGGCACCGAGCAGCAGCACCGCGACGCCCTCACCCGTTGGGACCCCGAGAAGTACAAGCGCGTCCACGCCCTCACTCACGCCGACCTCGGTGACAGCCTCGCCGCTCAGGCCCGCGCCGACGAGGCCGTCGCCGCCTGGACCCAGGCCCTGGTCCTCATGGAGGGCATGACTTCCGACCGAGCCCGCAAGGCGATCACATCAATCCGCTCCACCCTCGCGGTCTACCAGCGCCGCCGCGTTCCCGGCGCCGCCGATCTCGCCCGCCGCGCTCGCGAGGCCCTCGCCTAA
- a CDS encoding DUF6000 family protein, which yields MPFQHPEEIGYGYVIERYVARKDSGRARYFDLKSGRVLRPGWPHTERFTRHLIDDAATITDAELEALLGYEWRSRLTAGWLIGVGRRATFRERIGDLLLASEFCFSGSAYCFALARFGTHVDAEILTAYLDCYLPRTDLRYDQSAALGALLRLDAHLGTHHAERFTSPGGLWDQWVNALTHLRDHPAYAPAELRRWTDLQCDFANGWSRTQSGPAAPGHGVGHPPTCEGVL from the coding sequence ATGCCGTTCCAGCACCCCGAGGAGATCGGCTACGGCTACGTGATCGAACGCTACGTGGCAAGGAAGGACTCGGGCCGCGCACGCTACTTCGACCTGAAGAGCGGGCGCGTCCTACGGCCCGGGTGGCCACACACCGAACGCTTCACTCGCCACCTCATCGACGACGCAGCCACGATCACCGACGCCGAGCTGGAGGCCCTCCTCGGCTACGAGTGGCGCTCACGCCTCACCGCCGGCTGGTTGATCGGCGTAGGCCGACGCGCCACGTTTCGCGAACGCATCGGCGACCTGCTCCTGGCCAGCGAGTTCTGCTTCTCTGGCAGCGCCTACTGCTTTGCCCTGGCCCGCTTCGGCACACACGTCGACGCCGAGATCCTCACCGCCTACCTCGACTGCTACCTCCCCCGCACCGACCTCCGCTACGACCAGTCCGCCGCCCTCGGCGCCCTCCTCCGCCTCGACGCCCACCTCGGCACCCACCACGCCGAACGCTTCACCTCGCCCGGCGGCCTCTGGGACCAGTGGGTCAACGCCCTGACCCACCTCCGCGACCACCCCGCCTACGCCCCCGCCGAGCTTCGCCGCTGGACGGACCTCCAATGCGACTTCGCCAACGGCTGGTCCCGCACGCAGTCGGGACCAGCGGCCCCTGGCCACGGCGTCGGGCACCCGCCTACCTGTGAGGGAGTCTTGTGA
- a CDS encoding type II toxin-antitoxin system Phd/YefM family antitoxin, whose protein sequence is MSITASDARKALFPLIKKVNENHEAIEIVSKHGNAVLVSAEDYAALREGSYLLRSPANARRLLKAYENALAHINVSERELIDPDSADAGAGAA, encoded by the coding sequence ATGTCGATAACCGCGAGCGACGCCCGCAAGGCTCTCTTTCCGCTGATCAAGAAGGTCAACGAAAATCACGAGGCCATCGAGATCGTCTCCAAGCACGGCAATGCCGTACTCGTCTCGGCCGAGGACTATGCGGCGCTGCGCGAGGGCTCGTACCTGCTGCGCTCCCCGGCGAATGCGCGCCGCCTGCTCAAGGCGTACGAGAACGCCCTGGCGCACATCAACGTGTCGGAGCGGGAGCTGATCGATCCGGATTCGGCGGACGCGGGTGCGGGTGCCGCGTGA
- a CDS encoding class I SAM-dependent methyltransferase — MLAQASPWHAHAAQRTAAGLAEPLSVPARMEWTTRPGQGPGADVLGPDLRGKRLLELGCGPGHNAAHLATRHGAHVTGVDLVGLQVRRARSHYGRLNNLTFVAGHALHYLHASDEQFDAIYSVFGAIGLVAPELLLPAIAQRLTPGRVLAFSVPHPQRGGRSPSSDDRPRRDYVTLPDRTRIPIARWEFDTDRWERHLSRAGFWLTSAQEFHDPRMGHWPTTLLIRARKL; from the coding sequence GTGCTCGCCCAGGCATCCCCCTGGCACGCCCACGCCGCTCAGCGCACCGCCGCCGGACTCGCCGAACCCCTGTCCGTACCCGCACGGATGGAATGGACCACGAGACCCGGCCAGGGGCCCGGGGCTGACGTCCTCGGCCCCGACCTGCGCGGCAAGCGACTCCTGGAACTCGGCTGCGGCCCCGGCCACAACGCCGCCCACCTCGCCACCCGCCACGGCGCCCACGTCACCGGCGTCGACCTGGTCGGCCTCCAGGTCCGCCGCGCCCGCTCCCATTACGGACGGCTGAACAACCTCACCTTCGTGGCCGGCCACGCGCTGCACTACCTGCACGCCTCCGACGAGCAGTTCGACGCGATCTACTCCGTCTTCGGGGCCATCGGTCTCGTCGCTCCCGAGCTCCTGCTTCCGGCCATCGCCCAGCGCCTTACGCCTGGACGAGTGCTCGCCTTCTCCGTCCCCCACCCGCAGCGTGGTGGCCGAAGCCCTTCCAGCGACGACCGGCCTCGCCGCGACTACGTCACCCTCCCCGACCGCACCCGGATCCCCATCGCCCGCTGGGAGTTCGACACCGACCGCTGGGAGAGGCACCTCAGCCGGGCGGGCTTCTGGCTCACCTCGGCCCAGGAGTTCCACGACCCGCGCATGGGCC
- a CDS encoding phosphotransferase: MTTNPSAELFDNLLTATGQTTAVREEVRVWSMSGVERVTFPDGSTAIFKYAKKPFDSEDQALRLAHTLGAPVPQVHASAVLDGWLGMLMEDLGPSVREADDLDGVAAAVVLHGTRTAPPLPVLDQDRLRTLPARALEHLERLRKADRWQDADDVEDALDRIAQAAEARSAGATLEPFGWVHSEFHPTSLHIGKRGWRLLDFARSFTGPGLLDLASWHGTIEPPHPIRLRVFLEQYVTAGGTPDALAPRGGLTAEHWALGWHRMWAVEWFMEQAVRWINDPATDPAYIKAVRRHLTDVLHLLEI; encoded by the coding sequence GTGACCACGAATCCCAGCGCCGAACTCTTCGACAACCTGCTCACCGCAACCGGCCAGACCACCGCCGTACGGGAGGAGGTACGCGTGTGGTCCATGTCCGGCGTTGAGCGCGTGACCTTCCCCGACGGCTCCACGGCCATCTTCAAGTACGCCAAGAAGCCCTTCGACAGCGAGGATCAGGCCCTCCGCCTGGCCCACACCCTCGGCGCACCCGTCCCCCAGGTCCACGCCTCCGCCGTCCTGGACGGCTGGCTCGGCATGCTCATGGAGGACCTCGGACCCTCCGTACGCGAGGCTGACGACCTCGACGGCGTCGCCGCGGCCGTGGTCCTGCACGGCACCCGTACGGCTCCGCCCTTGCCCGTCCTCGACCAGGACCGGCTGCGGACGCTCCCGGCCCGGGCGCTGGAGCATCTCGAACGGCTGCGCAAGGCCGACCGGTGGCAGGACGCCGACGACGTCGAGGACGCGCTCGACCGTATCGCCCAGGCCGCCGAGGCCCGCTCGGCCGGAGCGACGCTGGAACCGTTCGGATGGGTGCACTCCGAGTTCCACCCCACCAGCCTCCACATCGGCAAGCGCGGCTGGCGGCTGCTCGACTTCGCCCGCTCCTTCACCGGCCCCGGCCTGCTCGACCTCGCCAGCTGGCACGGCACCATCGAGCCCCCGCACCCCATCCGCCTCCGCGTCTTCCTGGAGCAGTACGTCACCGCCGGCGGCACCCCCGACGCCCTCGCCCCGCGCGGCGGGCTCACCGCCGAACACTGGGCCCTGGGCTGGCACCGCATGTGGGCCGTCGAGTGGTTCATGGAGCAGGCCGTCCGCTGGATCAACGACCCGGCCACCGACCCCGCCTACATCAAGGCCGTCCGCCGCCACCTCACCGACGTCCTCCACCTCCTGGAGATCTGA
- a CDS encoding UDP-glucose dehydrogenase family protein gives MPKRYRMTVIGSGYLGITHAACMAEAGHRVLALDIDAEKVARLNRAELPIHEQGLGDLLHRGVRSGRLRFTTSYEEAGAFGEVHFLCLGTPQRPDGLAADLGQLDAAVDSLAPHLVRDCLVVGKSTVPVGTAERLAARMTRQAPAGARAELAWNPEFLREGFAVADTLRPDRIVLGVRSARAERILREVYEPLGGEIPYVVTDFATAELVKSAANAFLATKISYINAMAEVCESAGADVLQLAEALGLDERIGGRFLRPGLGFGGGCLPKDIRALWARAEELGAGPALGFLREVDAINLRRRERVVELARELVGGSLAGRKVAALGAAFKPDSDDIRDSPALAVAAALERQGAVVSVHDPVALDRVRKAYPMLNCADSAAEAAQDAQVVLLLTEWRQYAELAPGDLAAEVAERRIVDARHALDGARWRAAGWEYRAMGRP, from the coding sequence ATGCCCAAGCGGTACCGCATGACGGTGATCGGGAGCGGGTACCTCGGCATCACCCACGCCGCCTGTATGGCGGAGGCGGGCCACCGGGTCCTCGCCCTCGACATCGATGCGGAGAAGGTCGCCCGCCTCAACCGGGCCGAACTCCCCATCCACGAGCAGGGTCTGGGCGATCTGCTGCACCGCGGTGTGCGGTCGGGCCGGCTCCGCTTCACCACCTCCTATGAGGAGGCCGGGGCGTTCGGCGAGGTGCATTTCCTGTGCCTGGGCACCCCCCAGCGGCCCGACGGACTGGCGGCCGATCTCGGGCAGCTCGATGCGGCGGTGGATTCCCTCGCCCCCCATCTCGTACGGGATTGCCTGGTCGTCGGGAAGTCCACCGTTCCGGTGGGCACCGCGGAAAGGCTCGCCGCCCGTATGACGCGGCAGGCGCCGGCCGGTGCCCGGGCGGAACTCGCATGGAATCCGGAATTCCTGCGCGAGGGATTTGCGGTGGCGGACACGCTCCGCCCGGACCGCATTGTGCTCGGAGTGCGGAGCGCACGCGCCGAACGGATTCTCCGCGAGGTGTACGAACCCCTCGGCGGGGAAATCCCCTATGTGGTGACGGATTTCGCGACCGCGGAGCTGGTCAAGAGTGCCGCCAATGCCTTTCTCGCCACAAAGATCTCGTACATCAACGCCATGGCGGAGGTCTGTGAATCCGCGGGTGCGGACGTCCTCCAACTGGCTGAGGCGCTCGGCCTCGACGAGCGGATCGGCGGGCGGTTCCTGCGCCCGGGCCTCGGGTTCGGCGGGGGATGCCTGCCGAAGGACATCCGGGCACTGTGGGCGCGCGCCGAGGAACTGGGCGCCGGGCCGGCCCTGGGCTTCCTGCGCGAGGTGGACGCGATCAATCTGCGCCGCCGGGAGCGGGTGGTGGAGCTGGCGCGGGAGCTGGTCGGGGGCAGCCTCGCCGGACGCAAGGTGGCGGCGCTCGGGGCGGCGTTCAAGCCGGATTCCGACGACATCCGGGACTCGCCCGCGCTCGCCGTGGCGGCGGCCCTGGAGCGGCAGGGCGCGGTGGTGTCCGTACACGACCCGGTCGCCCTCGACCGCGTACGCAAGGCGTACCCCATGCTGAACTGCGCCGATTCGGCGGCGGAGGCGGCGCAGGACGCCCAGGTGGTGCTGCTGCTCACGGAGTGGCGGCAGTACGCGGAGCTGGCGCCCGGGGACCTCGCTGCGGAGGTCGCCGAGCGGCGGATCGTGGACGCCCGGCATGCGCTCGACGGGGCGCGGTGGCGTGCGGCGGGCTGGGAGTACCGGGCGATGGGCCGCCCCTGA
- a CDS encoding CPCC family cysteine-rich protein, with product MSDSYPCPCCGHRVLDAMPGSYEICPVCFWEDDGLQFRWPTMPGGANQVSLIEAQRNYQNFGACDEHGRRYVRPPAEDEPLDPAWRPIDLTRDSFEDWAAEDRAPWPDDRSALCWWLPTFWRRDHSAS from the coding sequence GTGAGCGACTCCTACCCCTGCCCGTGCTGCGGGCACCGCGTGCTGGACGCGATGCCCGGCTCGTACGAGATCTGCCCTGTCTGCTTCTGGGAGGACGACGGGCTCCAGTTCCGCTGGCCGACCATGCCCGGCGGAGCGAACCAGGTCTCCCTGATCGAGGCCCAGCGCAACTACCAGAACTTCGGCGCTTGCGACGAGCACGGCCGCCGATACGTCCGCCCACCGGCTGAGGACGAGCCGCTCGACCCCGCCTGGCGACCCATCGACCTGACACGGGACTCCTTCGAGGACTGGGCAGCCGAGGACCGCGCCCCGTGGCCCGACGACCGCTCGGCGCTCTGCTGGTGGCTGCCCACCTTCTGGCGCCGGGACCACTCCGCGTCATGA
- a CDS encoding HEAT repeat domain-containing protein, producing the protein MTSPIETLVQQLDGKADESYDARAELIWIGADAIPGIISGLPSLGGFGQLTAIEVFEEVGDPRCGPALIGLLDSENPTVREWAAMALASLETDGAVEPLRRAYRACLEGATPPDWTEPVGIRWALTELGVRKPVVPALTARLRAAAADDAPGWPSAHFTEIINDLADHAQVILYSQFWRVDAGRTYGISGTGLDWELDWTAPWEHLVEESRTWSLLEASETPAGDDIFVAPTWIDRTDLHPER; encoded by the coding sequence ATGACCTCCCCCATCGAGACACTCGTCCAGCAGCTCGACGGCAAGGCCGACGAGTCCTACGACGCCCGCGCGGAGCTGATCTGGATCGGCGCCGACGCCATACCCGGCATCATCAGCGGCCTGCCTTCCCTCGGCGGCTTCGGCCAGCTGACCGCCATCGAGGTCTTCGAGGAGGTGGGCGATCCCCGTTGCGGCCCCGCTCTCATCGGCCTACTGGACAGCGAGAACCCGACCGTCCGCGAATGGGCGGCCATGGCCCTGGCGAGCCTGGAGACCGACGGCGCCGTCGAGCCCCTGCGCCGCGCCTACCGCGCCTGCCTGGAAGGGGCGACCCCACCGGACTGGACCGAGCCTGTCGGCATCCGCTGGGCGCTGACCGAACTCGGCGTCCGCAAGCCTGTCGTCCCAGCACTCACCGCGCGCCTACGAGCCGCCGCTGCGGACGACGCCCCGGGCTGGCCCTCGGCCCACTTCACCGAAATCATCAACGACCTCGCCGACCATGCACAGGTGATCCTCTACTCCCAGTTCTGGCGCGTGGACGCCGGCCGCACCTACGGCATCTCCGGCACGGGCCTGGACTGGGAACTCGACTGGACCGCGCCCTGGGAGCACCTGGTCGAAGAGTCCCGCACCTGGTCCCTCCTGGAAGCCTCCGAAACCCCCGCCGGCGACGACATCTTCGTCGCCCCCACCTGGATCGACCGCACCGACCTGCACCCGGAGAGGTGA
- a CDS encoding helix-turn-helix domain-containing protein: MEHSRPAEVRVSDASRLFDGRRLTLARQLAGLRKNALAAQIDKSPTAVAAYESNSKRPAPATVAQLCLTLGVDPSFFLPGAQRPEAGSSVPHFRSLRSTSQLVRDQAFAYGLVATDVGAALERHVEFPNPDIPRLSVDVEDEQTDLPEQAARLLRKHWDIPIGPIGHLVRMAENRGVLVVYSPSQTAAVDAYSFETDNRPTVVLNPTKNDYFRQRFDVAHELGHLVMHVDSEPGDRITENQANRFAAEFLMPADEMRDLLPSKADWRTLGALKADWNVSLQALLYRSRQLGAMSDVTYRNAVLYLSSKGWRRREPGVMPVTEQPSLFPKAVEILGKVGIGEEVLAGEARVPLDLFRVVTSRFPTWDSPQSTEPNPEENLPSGVISLFRSAGK, translated from the coding sequence ATGGAGCATAGTCGTCCTGCGGAGGTTCGCGTAAGCGACGCCTCGCGACTTTTCGACGGGCGTCGACTAACGCTGGCTCGCCAACTCGCGGGGCTTCGCAAGAATGCGCTGGCAGCTCAAATCGACAAGAGCCCAACTGCCGTAGCGGCTTACGAAAGCAACTCCAAGCGGCCGGCTCCGGCCACCGTGGCCCAGTTGTGCTTGACTCTCGGCGTTGACCCTTCGTTCTTTCTCCCTGGGGCCCAGCGTCCTGAAGCCGGATCCTCAGTTCCGCACTTCAGGTCGCTGCGGTCCACATCACAACTGGTTCGCGACCAAGCGTTCGCCTATGGGCTCGTCGCTACTGATGTAGGCGCCGCCCTGGAGAGGCATGTCGAGTTTCCCAATCCCGACATCCCGCGCCTGAGTGTCGACGTCGAGGACGAGCAGACCGATCTCCCCGAGCAAGCTGCGAGACTCCTCCGTAAGCACTGGGACATCCCGATTGGACCGATCGGCCACCTGGTCAGGATGGCCGAGAATCGTGGCGTCCTTGTCGTCTACAGCCCCAGCCAAACGGCGGCGGTTGACGCATATTCCTTTGAAACAGACAATCGGCCAACGGTTGTGCTGAATCCAACCAAGAACGACTACTTCCGCCAACGCTTCGATGTTGCACACGAGCTCGGACACTTGGTCATGCACGTAGACTCGGAGCCCGGAGATCGCATCACGGAAAACCAGGCCAATCGATTTGCCGCAGAGTTCCTGATGCCTGCCGACGAGATGCGAGACCTACTCCCCTCAAAAGCGGACTGGAGAACCCTCGGCGCTTTGAAGGCCGACTGGAATGTGAGCCTACAGGCCCTGCTCTACAGGTCGCGACAACTGGGCGCAATGAGTGATGTGACCTACAGAAATGCAGTCCTTTATCTTTCCTCAAAAGGGTGGCGGCGGCGCGAGCCGGGCGTGATGCCAGTGACCGAGCAGCCTTCTCTTTTCCCGAAAGCCGTGGAAATTCTGGGAAAGGTTGGGATAGGAGAAGAAGTTCTGGCTGGCGAAGCCAGAGTTCCCCTGGATCTATTCCGGGTGGTAACGTCACGCTTCCCCACCTGGGACAGCCCTCAATCCACGGAACCTAACCCCGAAGAGAATCTTCCATCCGGGGTTATCTCGCTCTTTCGCTCGGCGGGCAAATAG
- a CDS encoding phytanoyl-CoA dioxygenase family protein, producing MTTETGNDLARVFKEDGFAEVGRLLTAAEIETYREIYDRFLSGAIESGDKRSDLGSHVGGRDGGRENITQIMWPSALHPALREMPLHRRALETARELIGQDAVLDFDMLIHKDPYSGVATPWHQDMAYWVDLPDTRAVSIWIALDDATVDNGCMWYVRGSHELPLRPHRPTSDGRNIECDCSETEPGATPVPLPAGHGVAHAGGTLHSSRGNTTARARRAYILNYRPAAMVDLERAQGADHGLNENIRKIRNSTATTP from the coding sequence GTGACGACGGAGACCGGGAACGATCTGGCACGCGTATTCAAGGAGGACGGTTTCGCAGAGGTCGGCCGGCTTCTCACTGCGGCCGAGATCGAGACGTACCGCGAAATCTACGACCGGTTCCTCAGCGGTGCGATCGAAAGCGGCGACAAGCGCTCCGACCTCGGCAGCCATGTCGGCGGGCGGGACGGCGGCCGGGAGAACATCACCCAGATCATGTGGCCGTCCGCCCTCCACCCGGCACTGCGCGAGATGCCCCTGCACCGGCGGGCCCTGGAGACGGCCCGCGAGCTCATCGGCCAGGACGCGGTCCTCGACTTCGACATGCTGATCCACAAGGACCCGTACTCCGGCGTGGCCACGCCGTGGCACCAGGACATGGCGTACTGGGTCGACCTCCCCGACACCCGCGCCGTCTCGATCTGGATCGCCCTCGACGACGCCACGGTCGACAACGGCTGCATGTGGTACGTCCGCGGCTCCCACGAGCTCCCGCTCCGCCCGCACCGCCCCACCAGCGACGGCCGCAACATCGAATGCGACTGCTCGGAGACCGAGCCCGGCGCCACCCCGGTCCCCCTCCCGGCCGGCCACGGCGTCGCCCACGCCGGCGGCACCCTGCACTCCTCCCGGGGCAACACAACGGCCCGGGCCCGGCGCGCGTACATCCTCAACTACCGCCCGGCGGCCATGGTCGACCTCGAACGCGCCCAGGGCGCCGACCACGGCCTGAACGAAAACATCCGCAAGATCCGCAACTCAACCGCAACCACCCCCTGA
- a CDS encoding Txe/YoeB family addiction module toxin, translated as MRLVFEGQGWDDYTSWLKNDRKMLARINKLIEDVRRDPFTGIGKPEPLKYHLPGAWLRRIDDEQRLVYLVTDKEIVILAARYHY; from the coding sequence GTGAGGCTTGTCTTCGAGGGTCAGGGCTGGGATGACTACACATCCTGGCTCAAGAACGACCGCAAGATGCTCGCCCGGATCAACAAGCTGATCGAGGACGTCAGGCGCGACCCGTTCACCGGCATCGGTAAGCCCGAGCCGCTGAAGTACCACCTGCCTGGGGCATGGTTGCGGCGGATCGACGACGAACAACGTCTCGTCTATCTGGTGACGGACAAGGAGATCGTCATCCTCGCGGCCAGGTACCACTACTGA
- a CDS encoding LmbU family transcriptional regulator — translation MRSPVDLRAVGAAGVVGAAGAAGPVPRSTQRGPSPAWTPAGRAARGGAPAAPRTDRISLRLPARLNIDDWLNIGQALTATADSAVWWLGDWLVYGQDRFPERYRHAIDGTSLDYQTLRNYAWIARKFPPDRRRPGLSMQHHAEVAAMPPALQDMWLDRAGAAGWSRNELRRRIRAGAASAPSGPTSPADTELRLPVSVERHRRWEAAARRADRDLSHWIIEALDSAAGPGASPNSAPTQDH, via the coding sequence ATGCGAAGTCCTGTTGATCTCAGAGCAGTTGGGGCGGCCGGGGTGGTCGGGGCGGCGGGGGCGGCAGGGCCGGTCCCGCGCAGTACGCAGAGGGGCCCCTCGCCCGCCTGGACCCCCGCGGGCCGCGCGGCCCGGGGCGGGGCGCCGGCGGCCCCCCGTACGGACCGGATCTCGCTGCGGCTCCCCGCCCGGCTGAACATCGACGACTGGCTGAACATCGGCCAGGCCCTCACCGCGACCGCCGACTCCGCGGTCTGGTGGCTGGGCGACTGGCTGGTCTACGGCCAGGACCGCTTCCCGGAGCGCTACCGCCACGCCATCGACGGCACCTCCCTCGACTACCAGACCCTGCGCAACTACGCCTGGATCGCCCGGAAGTTCCCGCCGGACCGCCGCCGGCCGGGCCTGAGCATGCAGCACCACGCGGAGGTCGCCGCCATGCCGCCGGCCCTCCAGGACATGTGGCTGGACCGCGCCGGGGCGGCGGGCTGGTCCCGCAACGAACTGCGCCGCCGCATCAGGGCAGGTGCCGCTTCCGCACCCTCCGGCCCAACCTCCCCGGCGGACACCGAATTGCGGCTCCCCGTCTCCGTGGAACGCCACCGCCGCTGGGAAGCCGCGGCCCGGCGCGCCGACCGGGATTTATCCCACTGGATCATCGAAGCCCTGGATTCCGCAGCAGGTCCTGGAGCATCCCCCAACTCGGCCCCGACCCAAGACCATTGA
- a CDS encoding prevent-host-death protein, with product MTQPLPRESIRNVRAHLAEVVERADRDDQEWEEREINRLIDERMANPAPGIPIEDIMRETLARGE from the coding sequence ATGACGCAGCCGCTGCCCAGAGAGTCCATCCGCAACGTGCGCGCCCACCTGGCGGAGGTCGTGGAGCGCGCGGACCGCGACGACCAGGAGTGGGAAGAGCGCGAGATCAACCGGCTCATCGACGAGCGCATGGCCAACCCTGCACCCGGCATCCCCATCGAGGACATCATGCGGGAGACGCTGGCGCGCGGTGAGTGA
- a CDS encoding NUDIX domain-containing protein, whose product MPNNPPDEGNTVTQQTDDQPKALKPALESMTLLVAAVIVHDKATNRVVLLQRSEDAKFAQGMWDLPVGKSEPGEPITETAVRELYEETGLTVKPESLKVAHIIHGAWGVEAPNGFLTVVFAAHDWTGEPENREPRKHSQVRWVDADAIPDAFVDTTASALRQYLNDGAAVSLNGW is encoded by the coding sequence ATGCCCAACAACCCGCCCGACGAAGGGAACACCGTGACCCAGCAGACCGACGATCAGCCGAAGGCCCTCAAGCCGGCGCTCGAATCGATGACCCTGCTGGTCGCCGCAGTCATCGTCCACGACAAGGCCACCAACCGCGTCGTCCTCCTCCAGCGCAGCGAGGACGCGAAGTTCGCCCAGGGCATGTGGGACCTCCCCGTCGGCAAGAGCGAGCCGGGCGAGCCGATCACCGAAACTGCGGTCCGCGAGCTCTACGAGGAGACGGGCCTCACCGTGAAGCCCGAGTCTCTCAAGGTCGCCCACATCATCCACGGAGCCTGGGGCGTCGAAGCCCCCAACGGCTTCCTCACGGTCGTGTTCGCCGCCCACGACTGGACGGGCGAACCCGAAAACCGCGAACCGCGCAAGCACTCCCAGGTCCGCTGGGTCGACGCAGACGCCATCCCCGATGCCTTTGTGGACACCACGGCAAGCGCTCTTCGCCAGTATTTGAACGATGGGGCGGCTGTCTCGTTGAATGGGTGGTGA